TTGCGCCGAAGCATGCGAATCGTCCTGCGAAAGCGCCGACCCGTCCGCCGTCACCAACCGCCGCGCCATCGCACGCTCCCCCTCCCGTTCCGTACCGCGACACGATACGGCCCCCCTCCGACGCGCTGTCCAGCACGGTCGGCAGCGGCGGGTGGGGAAAACCCCACCCCCACCACCCCAGCCACCCCATGGCACGGGGACCGCCGACCGGGCAGGCTGGGCGCATGACGGAGAGTTCCCGGCCCAGAGCTGCCGATGCCGGCGTTACCGCCCCTGACGATGGGTCACTGCCGCCGCCCGCAGGGCCACTCAGCGGCGCGACGTGGCGGGAGGTCGCGTACCTGCTGTCCAACTTCCCGCTGGGTCTCGTCGGGTTCGTGGTGCTGGTGGTGTGGCTGACCCTGGGAATCGGGCTGTCCGTCACCGTGATCGGCCTGCCGCTGCTGGCCGGCGGCCTGGTGGCCTGCCGCAAGTACGGGAAGCTGGAACGGGCGCGGGCGCGGGCCCTGCTCGGGGTGCGGGTGCCGGAGCCGAGTCCGCTGCGGTCCCGGGAGCGGGGAGTCCTGCCACGGCTGTGGACGTGCCTGAAGGACCCGGTCGCCTGGCGGCATGCGCTGTTCGCGTTCATCCGGCTGCCCTGGGCTCTGCTCACCTTCGCCGTCGCCCTGGTCTCGCTCGTGGTGGCCTGGCCGGCGCTCCCGTGGCTGGCACGCTGGCTGACCACCGTGGACCGGGCCATGGTGCGCGGTCTGCTCTCGCCCTCCGACGAACTGGAGCGGCGGATCGCCGAGCTGGAGACGGACCGGATGACGGTCACCGACACCGCGGCCGCCGATCTGCGGCGCATCGAACGGGATCTGCACGACGGCGCACAGGCCCGCCTGGTGGCGCTCGCCATGGGGCTCGGCCTGGCGAAGGAGAAGCTGCTGGAGGGCCGGGCCGACGAGAGCGTGGCGGCGATGGTGGACGAGGCGCACGGCGAGGTGAAGCTGGCGCTGCAGGAGCTGCGGGATCTGGCCCGGGGCATCCATCCGGCGATCCTCACCGACCGCGGGCTGGGGCCCGCCCTGGCCTCGCTGGCCGGGCGCTGCACGGTGCCCGCCACCACGGTCGTGGACCTGGACGAGCGGCCCGCGCCCGCCATCGAGGGCATCGTCTATTTCACGGTCTCGGAGCTGCTGCAGAACGTCTCCAAGCACAGTGCGGCGCGCACGGCGTCCGTCGAGGTGTGGCGGGCCGAGGAGGGTGGGCCGGCCGGGCCCGCGGGCAAGGGCGGTGGCGGGCGCCGGGCGGGCGACCGGCTGCTGATCCAGGTGACGGACGACGGGAAGGGCGGGGCGCGACTGGACGGCGGCAGCGGGATGGCCGGGCTCGCCGAGCGGCTGGGGTCGGTGGACGGGCTGTTCGTGCTGGATTCGCCGGCGGGCGGGCCCACGCGGGTGACGGCGGAGCTGCCGTGGCGGGCGCGGACGGCGCCGGGGGCGGCGTCGAAGGCGCCGAAGACGGGGACACGAGCCGCGAAGACGCGGGAAAGGGCTTCGAAGGCGGGGGAAAGCGCTTCGAAGGCGGGGGCGGAGGGACGCTGACCAGGCCGGCGGAGCGCTGACCGGAGGCCGAGGGCACCGGCCACCGCCCGCCCGCGGAGGGCGGCGGCCTCCGGTCCGGGGGTGGGGAAAACCCCCGGCGAAGACTGCGAACGGCCTCATGGTGCGCGGGGCGCCGGCCGCGGACCCTTGTCATGGCGGAAAGACCCGCACGGCCCGCACCTCGGGCGGCGCCGGCCGGTCCGACCGGGCAAGGGCCGCATCCGGCAGAACGGACGACGACATGGAAACCGCATACGCACCGCAGCCCCACGGCTCCCGGGTGCCCGAGGGCCTGCGCGCCCCGTTCTCCGGGCGCGCCTGGCGGGAGTTCCTGTACCTCTTCCTCAGCCTCCCCCTGTCCATCGTGATGTTCACGTACGCGATGGTGGTGATCACCACGGGCGCCGGTCTGCTGATCACGTTCCTCGGCATCCCGCTGCTGGCCGGCGGCCTGGCCGGCGCCCGTGCGCTGGGCGGCCTGGAGCGGGGGCGGGCCCGCGCGCTGCTGGGGCTGGACGTCGCCGACCCCGGACCCGTACGGCCGTCCAAGCCGAGCCTGATGGGCTGGGTCGGGGCCGTACTGAAGAGCGGGGCGTCCTGGCGGCACCTTCTCTACTCGCTGCTGCACTTTCCGTGGGCGCTCTTCTCCTTCATCTTCTCGGTGACCTTCTGGACCCTCGGCTGGGCGCTGCTGACCTACCCGCTGTGGCGGTGGACGTTCCCCGCCTACTTCGGCCGGTCGGGCATCCAGTTGTGGGGCGACGGCGACGGGCACGGCGTCTGGCTCGACACCCCGGCCGAGATCGCGGTCACCGGCGGGGTGGGGCTGCTGCTGGTGCTGGCCGGACCGTGGGTGATCCACGGGCTGACGCAGGTGGACCGGGTCATGGTCCACGGCCTGCTGGGGCCCTCCTCCCTCGCCACCCGCGCCTGGCAGCTGGAGTCGGACCGCGGGGTGGTGGTGGACACCGCGGCGGCGGACCTGCGGCGCATCGAGCGTGATCTGCACGACGGGGCGCAGGCCCGGCTGGCCTCGCTCGCCCTGGACCTGGGCCTGGCCAAG
This portion of the Streptomyces sp. 2114.4 genome encodes:
- a CDS encoding sensor histidine kinase, encoding MTESSRPRAADAGVTAPDDGSLPPPAGPLSGATWREVAYLLSNFPLGLVGFVVLVVWLTLGIGLSVTVIGLPLLAGGLVACRKYGKLERARARALLGVRVPEPSPLRSRERGVLPRLWTCLKDPVAWRHALFAFIRLPWALLTFAVALVSLVVAWPALPWLARWLTTVDRAMVRGLLSPSDELERRIAELETDRMTVTDTAAADLRRIERDLHDGAQARLVALAMGLGLAKEKLLEGRADESVAAMVDEAHGEVKLALQELRDLARGIHPAILTDRGLGPALASLAGRCTVPATTVVDLDERPAPAIEGIVYFTVSELLQNVSKHSAARTASVEVWRAEEGGPAGPAGKGGGGRRAGDRLLIQVTDDGKGGARLDGGSGMAGLAERLGSVDGLFVLDSPAGGPTRVTAELPWRARTAPGAASKAPKTGTRAAKTRERASKAGESASKAGAEGR
- a CDS encoding sensor histidine kinase, with product METAYAPQPHGSRVPEGLRAPFSGRAWREFLYLFLSLPLSIVMFTYAMVVITTGAGLLITFLGIPLLAGGLAGARALGGLERGRARALLGLDVADPGPVRPSKPSLMGWVGAVLKSGASWRHLLYSLLHFPWALFSFIFSVTFWTLGWALLTYPLWRWTFPAYFGRSGIQLWGDGDGHGVWLDTPAEIAVTGGVGLLLVLAGPWVIHGLTQVDRVMVHGLLGPSSLATRAWQLESDRGVVVDTAAADLRRIERDLHDGAQARLASLALDLGLAKEKLAEDPAAAARMVDEAHGEVKIALQELRDLARGIHPAILSDRGLGPALSALSARCTVPVTVTVDLDRRPAAAIEGIAYFTASELLRNVSQHSGAACATLDVWHTADRLMMLVADNGHGGAHTGPGTGLAALTERLAAVDGLLLVDSPACGPTCVTAELPWRG